A single Symbiobacterium thermophilum IAM 14863 DNA region contains:
- a CDS encoding D-alanyl-D-alanine carboxypeptidase family protein: MNCVRRAIAGMIAALLLISGAEAAAAPRPLVDHYRDVVESPPSLWAHGAILMDAATGDVLWERNAHVRLHPASTTKVLTALIALERGDLDARVTVSKRAAQTPGSSMYLREGEVHTLHDLVHGLLMLSGNDAAVAIAEHIAGSVEAFADLMNERAERLGARNSHFVNPHGLTHPEHLSTAYDLAVITRAALQNPLFAEIVAAPQKELTYEELGRKVVLYNTNRLLRGGLPGADGVKTGTTGAAGPCLIASATRDDQKLIAVVLNASNRWRESAALLEWGFRNFALARLGRAGEVLVHLPVRGGKRRAVPVALREELAVVVPRKTGAVPEVQVDLKRPLRAPLRAGEVVGRAWVPLPGDGRRRVDLIAAEPLPAATWVDRVYQGLVALVDLEGQLNLNLITR, from the coding sequence GTGAACTGCGTCCGCCGGGCCATCGCCGGGATGATCGCCGCACTGCTGCTGATCTCCGGCGCGGAGGCGGCAGCCGCTCCCAGGCCGCTGGTGGACCACTACCGGGACGTGGTGGAGTCGCCTCCCAGCCTGTGGGCCCACGGCGCCATCCTCATGGACGCCGCGACCGGCGACGTTCTCTGGGAGCGGAATGCGCACGTGCGGCTCCATCCGGCCAGCACCACCAAGGTACTGACGGCGCTCATCGCCCTGGAGCGGGGCGACCTGGACGCCCGGGTGACGGTCTCGAAGCGGGCGGCCCAGACCCCCGGAAGCTCCATGTACCTGCGGGAAGGGGAGGTCCACACCCTTCACGACCTGGTGCACGGGCTCCTCATGCTCTCCGGGAACGACGCGGCCGTGGCCATCGCCGAGCATATCGCCGGCTCGGTGGAGGCCTTCGCCGACCTGATGAACGAGCGGGCGGAGCGGCTGGGCGCGCGCAACTCCCACTTCGTGAACCCTCACGGGCTCACCCATCCGGAGCACCTCAGCACCGCTTACGACCTGGCGGTCATCACCCGGGCCGCGCTGCAGAACCCGCTTTTCGCCGAGATCGTCGCCGCCCCGCAGAAGGAGCTGACGTACGAGGAGCTGGGCCGGAAGGTGGTCCTGTACAACACCAACCGGCTGCTGCGGGGAGGACTGCCGGGCGCCGACGGGGTGAAGACGGGCACCACCGGCGCAGCAGGGCCCTGCCTGATCGCCAGCGCGACACGGGACGACCAGAAGCTGATCGCGGTGGTGCTGAACGCCTCCAACCGCTGGCGGGAGTCGGCGGCCCTGCTGGAGTGGGGTTTTCGGAACTTCGCGCTGGCGCGGCTGGGAAGGGCCGGCGAGGTGCTGGTGCACCTGCCGGTGCGGGGCGGCAAGCGGCGCGCGGTGCCGGTCGCCCTCCGGGAGGAGCTGGCGGTGGTGGTGCCCCGGAAGACCGGCGCGGTGCCGGAGGTGCAGGTGGACCTGAAGCGCCCGCTGCGGGCGCCGCTGCGGGCGGGAGAGGTCGTTGGCCGGGCGTGGGTCCCGCTGCCCGGGGACGGGAGGCGCCGGGTGGACCTGATCGCGGCGGAGCCGCTGCCTGCGGCCACGTGGGTGGACCGGGTGTACCAGGGGCTGGTCGCTCTGGTGGACCTGGAAGGACAGTTGAACTTGAATCTTATCACCCGTTAA
- a CDS encoding NADH-quinone oxidoreductase subunit A: protein MQSSYLPVLIYLLVALLFAAAMSVLGTSFGRKKPEPYKLQPYESGYPTAPFLGRFPVKFYLVAMLFVIFDVEAASFYPWAVNLRELGAFGLVEMITFMAVLAIGYAYVWKKGGFDWR, encoded by the coding sequence ATGCAATCTTCCTACCTGCCCGTGCTCATCTACCTGCTGGTCGCGCTGCTGTTTGCGGCGGCCATGAGCGTCCTGGGCACCAGTTTCGGGCGCAAGAAGCCGGAACCCTACAAGCTGCAGCCTTATGAATCCGGTTATCCCACGGCTCCGTTCCTCGGCCGCTTCCCGGTGAAGTTCTACCTCGTGGCCATGCTCTTCGTCATCTTCGACGTCGAGGCGGCGTCGTTCTATCCCTGGGCCGTCAACCTGCGCGAGTTGGGCGCCTTCGGCCTGGTGGAGATGATCACCTTCATGGCCGTTCTGGCCATCGGGTACGCCTACGTGTGGAAGAAGGGAGGCTTCGACTGGCGATGA
- a CDS encoding NADH-quinone oxidoreductase subunit B, with translation MSADGVFRDQGGFVTTTVDSFLRWAQSNSIWPLTFGLACCAIEMMNLASGPRYDIARFGSEAFRASPRQADLIFISGRVSNKMAPVIKRVYSQMLEPKWVVAFGACASSGGIFDNYAIMQGVDNLLPVDIYVPGCPPTPEAVIYAVQKLRDRIRKEDPRGGIIVRG, from the coding sequence ATGAGCGCGGACGGCGTGTTCAGGGACCAGGGGGGGTTCGTGACCACCACGGTCGATTCGTTCCTGCGCTGGGCGCAGTCCAACTCCATCTGGCCGCTCACCTTCGGTCTCGCCTGCTGCGCGATCGAGATGATGAACCTGGCCTCGGGCCCCCGGTATGACATCGCCCGGTTCGGCTCCGAGGCGTTCCGGGCGTCGCCGCGGCAGGCGGACCTGATCTTCATCTCGGGCCGCGTCTCCAACAAGATGGCCCCGGTGATCAAGCGGGTCTACAGCCAGATGCTGGAGCCCAAGTGGGTCGTCGCGTTCGGCGCGTGCGCCTCCTCCGGCGGCATCTTCGACAACTACGCCATCATGCAGGGCGTCGACAACCTGCTCCCGGTGGACATTTACGTCCCGGGGTGCCCGCCGACCCCTGAAGCCGTGATCTACGCGGTGCAGAAGCTGCGCGACCGCATCCGCAAGGAGGACCCGAGGGGAGGCATCATCGTCCGTGGCTAG
- a CDS encoding NADH-quinone oxidoreductase subunit C, with product MASAMHERVAAARERVNHEVIPALIEAFPGKVEQIPPTNDLIPQVYVASDVHEPVARWLKERGFHMLVDITAADYWPKREPRFELVYHLREMPEKDPKGDKGLGMIRVRVKLTEKEPVQSLSHIWEMANPAEREIWDQFGLNIVGHPNLTRILNPDDWEGHPLRRDYPLRGPRALINLELPADENRYHPFVETEPAKEGE from the coding sequence GTGGCTAGTGCGATGCATGAGCGGGTGGCCGCCGCCCGCGAGCGTGTCAATCACGAGGTCATCCCCGCCCTGATCGAGGCGTTCCCCGGCAAGGTGGAGCAGATTCCCCCGACCAACGACCTGATCCCCCAGGTCTACGTGGCCAGCGACGTGCACGAGCCGGTGGCCCGCTGGCTGAAAGAGCGGGGATTCCACATGCTGGTGGACATCACCGCGGCGGACTACTGGCCCAAGCGGGAGCCGCGCTTCGAGCTGGTCTACCACCTGCGGGAGATGCCCGAGAAGGACCCCAAGGGCGACAAGGGGCTCGGGATGATCCGGGTGCGGGTGAAGCTGACGGAAAAGGAACCCGTCCAGAGCCTGAGCCACATCTGGGAGATGGCCAACCCGGCGGAGCGGGAGATCTGGGACCAGTTCGGTCTGAACATCGTGGGCCACCCCAACCTGACCCGCATCCTGAACCCCGACGACTGGGAGGGGCACCCGCTGCGCCGCGACTACCCGCTGCGGGGCCCGCGCGCCCTCATCAACCTCGAGCTGCCCGCCGACGAGAACCGGTACCACCCCTTCGTCGAGACGGAGCCCGCCAAGGAAGGAGAGTAG
- the nuoD gene encoding NADH dehydrogenase (quinone) subunit D: MAEDLHLEEQRPERMTLSIGPHHPATHGVLRVKLELEGETVVKAEPETGFLHTGIEKTAEHLTWNQATTVMDRMDYLSPISNNTGYVMAVEKLLGIEDRIPEKARVTRVILLELNRVASHLVGLGTGGLDYGNIGTPIFWAFELRDRILDIFEHTTGQRMNPSYMRVGGLAYDLPHNFKEMVEDFLKVAPGRIQELKDVMLHNPIFVDRAKGVSVITYEQALRYGLTGRNLRVTGSDYDVRKYYPYLGYENYDFKVPVYTDGDSWSRVAITFDEMFESLKIIRQALDNLPWDDRYIIDDRKLVLPPKQEVKHSMEALIHHFKLVHHGFDVPAGEVYVSIESPRGEIGFYVVSDGGNKPMRVRVRPPSFYAVYSLPVLLEGHLLSDMVGAIATIDPVFGEVDR; encoded by the coding sequence ATGGCAGAAGACCTGCACCTGGAGGAGCAGCGCCCCGAGCGCATGACGCTCTCCATCGGCCCGCATCACCCTGCGACGCACGGGGTCCTGCGGGTCAAGCTGGAGCTCGAGGGCGAGACGGTGGTCAAGGCCGAGCCCGAGACCGGCTTCCTGCACACGGGCATCGAGAAGACGGCCGAGCACCTCACCTGGAACCAGGCCACCACCGTCATGGACCGGATGGACTACCTGTCGCCCATCTCCAACAACACCGGCTACGTGATGGCCGTGGAGAAGCTGCTGGGCATCGAGGACCGCATCCCGGAGAAGGCCCGGGTGACGCGGGTCATCCTGCTGGAGCTGAACCGGGTTGCCTCCCACCTGGTGGGCCTCGGCACCGGCGGCCTTGACTACGGCAACATCGGCACGCCCATCTTCTGGGCGTTTGAGCTGCGCGACCGCATCCTCGACATCTTCGAGCACACCACCGGCCAGCGGATGAACCCCAGCTACATGCGGGTGGGCGGCCTGGCCTACGACCTGCCCCACAACTTCAAGGAGATGGTCGAGGACTTCCTGAAGGTGGCTCCGGGGCGCATCCAGGAGCTGAAGGACGTCATGCTCCACAACCCGATCTTCGTGGACCGGGCCAAGGGCGTGAGCGTGATCACCTACGAGCAGGCGCTGCGCTACGGCCTCACCGGCCGCAACCTGCGGGTGACCGGCTCGGACTACGACGTGCGCAAGTACTACCCGTACCTGGGTTACGAAAACTACGACTTCAAGGTCCCCGTGTATACCGACGGCGACTCCTGGTCCCGGGTGGCGATCACCTTCGACGAGATGTTCGAGTCGCTGAAGATCATCCGCCAGGCCCTGGACAACCTCCCCTGGGACGACCGGTACATCATCGACGACCGGAAGCTGGTCCTGCCGCCCAAGCAGGAAGTGAAGCATTCCATGGAAGCCCTCATCCACCACTTCAAGCTGGTGCACCACGGCTTTGACGTCCCTGCGGGCGAGGTCTACGTGTCCATCGAGTCGCCGCGCGGCGAGATCGGTTTCTACGTGGTGTCCGACGGCGGGAACAAGCCGATGCGGGTCCGGGTGCGTCCCCCCTCGTTCTACGCCGTCTACTCCCTGCCCGTGCTCCTGGAGGGCCACCTGCTCTCCGACATGGTCGGCGCCATCGCCACCATCGATCCCGTGTTTGGGGAGGTGGACCGCTAA
- the nuoE gene encoding complex I 24 kDa subunit family protein yields MAEHAKKAMIEEVHPPRWPETCKDEVEAILRRYPEGRERSAILPLLHLAMREREGRYIAQSDIEAVAEICGVAPSYVQSVCSFYTMFRRQPVGKYLITVCGNMACHLLAGGSQLVEHMEKTLGIKVGETTPDGLITLEVTGECLAACDLAPVIHVDTEYVVKVTREKFDALVAALRAGEGPDRFLEKLPLMNGESQDEWPGFVDAGTPAPAAAGPAAEGSPDPSAPGAAAQAPPAESGGTAPPYQVVDGAARPSADGSAPDAPADGGAPQAADAGSGPAEGE; encoded by the coding sequence ATGGCTGAGCACGCAAAGAAGGCGATGATCGAGGAGGTCCACCCGCCCCGCTGGCCGGAGACCTGCAAGGACGAGGTGGAGGCGATCCTCCGCCGCTACCCCGAGGGCCGCGAGCGGTCGGCCATCCTGCCGCTGCTCCACCTGGCCATGCGCGAGCGGGAAGGACGGTACATCGCCCAGTCGGACATCGAGGCGGTGGCCGAGATCTGCGGCGTTGCCCCCTCCTACGTCCAGTCGGTCTGCTCGTTCTACACCATGTTCCGGCGGCAGCCCGTCGGCAAGTACCTGATCACGGTGTGCGGCAACATGGCCTGCCACCTGCTGGCCGGCGGCAGCCAGCTGGTGGAGCACATGGAGAAGACCCTGGGCATCAAGGTGGGCGAGACGACGCCGGACGGCCTGATCACCCTGGAGGTCACCGGCGAGTGCCTGGCGGCCTGCGACCTGGCGCCGGTGATCCACGTGGACACCGAGTACGTGGTGAAGGTGACGCGGGAGAAGTTCGACGCCCTGGTCGCCGCCCTGCGCGCCGGCGAGGGGCCGGACCGGTTCCTGGAGAAGCTGCCGCTGATGAACGGCGAGAGCCAGGACGAGTGGCCGGGGTTCGTTGACGCCGGTACGCCTGCCCCCGCCGCGGCCGGTCCGGCTGCGGAAGGGTCCCCCGACCCGTCTGCCCCCGGTGCCGCTGCGCAGGCTCCTCCGGCCGAGTCCGGCGGAACGGCTCCCCCTTATCAGGTGGTGGACGGCGCCGCCCGGCCGTCCGCGGACGGGTCCGCCCCGGACGCGCCGGCTGACGGGGGCGCGCCGCAGGCCGCCGACGCGGGGTCCGGGCCGGCAGAGGGCGAGTGA
- the nuoF gene encoding NADH-quinone oxidoreductase subunit NuoF, which translates to MIQFEPVLTKGIGKVDLTNIDVYEAQGGYQALRKALAMEPQAIVEEVKKANLRGRGGAGFPAGVKWSFLPNDGRPRYLTVNADESEPGTCNNRTLIYANPHQLIEGILITAYANRITQSFIYIRGEFKRGAEILMKAIEDARRKGYVGQNILGTGFSQEITVHRGASAYICGEESALLNSLEGRRGEPRVKPPFPAVVGLYGCPTIINNVETISNVPHIIKNGWEWYTKITANPDNPKSCGPKIFTVSGCVQRPGNYELPMGVKLRDVIEIAGGLRPGRKLKAVQPGGSSTPMLTPDHLDVPMDFESVAAAGSLLGTAAVIVYDDTVDLVDVALYWARFYSHESCGQCTPCREGTHWLERVFTRIKEGGGTEGDLKMIADMQTQMAGTTICVLSDAAVAFPASLLKLFPEELDRYINRVKEVRPA; encoded by the coding sequence ATGATCCAGTTTGAACCTGTGCTGACGAAAGGCATCGGGAAGGTCGACCTGACCAACATCGATGTGTACGAAGCGCAGGGCGGGTATCAGGCTCTCCGCAAGGCCCTCGCCATGGAGCCCCAGGCGATCGTGGAGGAGGTCAAGAAGGCGAACCTCCGCGGCCGCGGCGGCGCCGGCTTCCCGGCCGGGGTCAAGTGGAGCTTCCTGCCCAACGACGGCCGGCCCCGCTACCTCACGGTGAACGCGGACGAGTCCGAGCCCGGCACCTGCAATAACCGCACCCTGATCTACGCCAATCCCCACCAGCTCATCGAGGGGATCCTCATCACCGCGTATGCCAACCGGATCACGCAGTCGTTCATCTACATCCGCGGCGAGTTCAAGCGGGGCGCCGAGATCCTGATGAAGGCCATCGAGGACGCCCGGCGGAAGGGCTATGTCGGCCAGAACATCCTGGGTACCGGCTTCAGCCAGGAGATCACCGTGCACCGGGGCGCCAGCGCCTACATCTGCGGCGAGGAGTCCGCGCTGCTCAACTCGCTGGAGGGCCGGCGCGGCGAGCCGCGGGTGAAGCCGCCGTTCCCGGCGGTGGTGGGCCTGTACGGCTGCCCGACCATCATCAACAACGTGGAGACCATCTCCAACGTGCCGCACATCATCAAGAACGGCTGGGAGTGGTACACGAAGATCACCGCCAATCCCGACAACCCCAAGTCCTGCGGCCCGAAGATCTTCACGGTGTCGGGCTGCGTGCAGCGCCCCGGCAACTACGAGTTGCCGATGGGCGTGAAGCTGCGGGACGTGATCGAGATCGCCGGCGGCCTCCGGCCCGGTCGCAAGCTGAAGGCGGTGCAGCCCGGCGGCTCGTCGACCCCGATGCTCACGCCTGACCACCTGGACGTGCCCATGGACTTTGAGTCGGTGGCGGCGGCGGGCTCGCTGCTGGGCACCGCGGCGGTGATCGTCTACGACGACACCGTCGACCTGGTGGACGTGGCGCTGTACTGGGCCCGGTTCTACTCCCACGAGTCCTGCGGCCAGTGCACGCCTTGCCGAGAGGGCACCCACTGGCTGGAGCGGGTCTTCACCCGGATCAAGGAAGGCGGCGGCACGGAGGGCGACCTGAAGATGATCGCCGACATGCAGACCCAGATGGCGGGGACCACCATCTGCGTCCTGTCCGACGCCGCGGTCGCCTTCCCGGCCTCGCTGCTGAAGCTGTTCCCCGAGGAGCTCGACCGCTACATCAACCGCGTGAAGGAGGTGCGGCCGGCGTGA
- the nuoG gene encoding NADH-quinone oxidoreductase subunit NuoG: MSEQELVTVTIDGRTARVPKGTLVVEAAKQVGIDIPVFCYHPKLDPVGVCRMCLVEIEKIPKPQPACTTRVSDGMVVHTQTQRVSDLRRGVLEFLLLNHPLDCPVCDKGGECDLQDLTFAYGQTTSRLLDPKVRKDKAVELGNFIILDNERCILCRRCVRFDDEIAAEGTLIIEERGHLNTITTMDGQEYNSYFSGNTIELCPVGALTSELYRFRARPWDLSKADAICTHCPVGCNVRLEYRHGELLRVTSRENDAIDNGWLCDRGRFNYKYLQNRERITRPLVKRDGAFVPVTWTEAFRVIAERFQAVAAAKGGEGFGVIGGGKLANEEAYLLSKFARLVLKTNNVDHRADGRIAASVGAYAGRQTDLSAADVILIVDADPAETAPVMDLRIRRKADRKEARIALIGSVMPHYRGRHARIQLKPGETAGVLRALAAAVGGGKPGASAADPEAVQQMAALLTGGKRVAVVWGGEGAAAGQALLELAGALKAAGRLVSVLVSGAQHNSRGAEAMGLLPGYLPGFAGVAEKRGREAVAQVWAAKQLPAETGLDTRGILQAAAEGRIEALLIAGANLMNTYPDRRLVQAALEKAFVVATDLFMNETVLLADVVLPAAALGEKSGSFTALDGTVQTFRVSKRPEGQAQPDGDILVGLAAAMGVKLSASPAQTAAEIARLVAKLEDGTVLKGAPVSLIQGAQEPEPAPAAAGQNALWLVPVDRLYAGGSTARFDSEFNHVQPRPVALLNPADAARLGLSRGDMVELAAGEAKLALPVEISKRVVAGTVQAIRGLTAAPVNLLTAGAAPVAVTVAKLAVEVAD, encoded by the coding sequence GTGAGCGAGCAGGAGCTGGTCACCGTAACCATCGATGGTCGCACCGCGCGGGTTCCCAAGGGCACGCTGGTGGTGGAGGCGGCCAAGCAGGTCGGGATCGACATCCCGGTCTTCTGCTACCACCCCAAGCTCGACCCGGTGGGCGTCTGCCGCATGTGCCTGGTCGAAATCGAGAAGATCCCCAAGCCGCAGCCGGCCTGCACCACCCGCGTCAGCGACGGCATGGTGGTGCACACCCAGACCCAGCGGGTGAGCGACCTGCGCCGGGGCGTGCTGGAGTTCCTGCTGCTGAACCACCCGCTGGACTGCCCGGTCTGCGACAAGGGCGGCGAGTGCGACCTGCAGGACCTGACCTTCGCCTACGGGCAGACCACCAGCCGCCTGCTGGATCCCAAGGTCCGCAAGGACAAGGCGGTGGAGCTGGGCAACTTCATCATCCTGGACAACGAGCGGTGCATCCTCTGCCGCCGCTGCGTGCGCTTCGACGACGAGATCGCGGCGGAGGGCACCCTGATCATCGAGGAGCGCGGCCACCTGAACACCATCACGACGATGGACGGCCAGGAGTACAACTCGTACTTCAGCGGCAACACCATCGAGCTGTGCCCGGTGGGCGCGCTGACCTCGGAGCTGTACCGGTTCCGGGCGCGTCCGTGGGACCTTTCCAAGGCCGATGCGATCTGCACCCACTGCCCGGTGGGCTGCAACGTGCGCCTGGAGTACCGGCACGGCGAGCTGCTGCGGGTCACCTCCCGTGAGAACGACGCGATCGACAACGGCTGGCTCTGCGACCGGGGCCGCTTCAACTACAAGTATCTCCAGAACCGGGAGCGGATCACCCGTCCGCTGGTGAAGCGGGACGGGGCCTTCGTGCCCGTCACCTGGACCGAGGCCTTCCGGGTCATCGCCGAACGGTTCCAGGCGGTGGCCGCCGCGAAGGGCGGTGAGGGCTTCGGCGTCATCGGCGGCGGCAAGCTGGCCAACGAGGAGGCGTACCTGCTCTCCAAGTTCGCCCGCCTGGTGCTGAAGACCAACAACGTCGACCACCGGGCGGACGGCCGCATCGCCGCCTCGGTCGGCGCCTATGCGGGGCGGCAGACCGACCTCTCCGCGGCGGACGTCATCCTGATCGTCGACGCCGATCCTGCGGAGACGGCCCCGGTGATGGACCTGCGCATCCGCCGGAAGGCCGACCGCAAGGAGGCCCGGATCGCGCTGATCGGCTCGGTCATGCCCCACTACCGGGGCCGCCACGCCCGGATCCAGCTGAAGCCCGGCGAGACCGCGGGCGTGCTACGGGCCCTGGCCGCCGCGGTGGGCGGCGGGAAGCCCGGCGCTTCGGCCGCGGATCCCGAGGCCGTGCAGCAGATGGCGGCACTGCTCACCGGCGGCAAGCGGGTCGCCGTAGTCTGGGGCGGCGAGGGCGCCGCAGCCGGCCAGGCGCTGCTGGAGCTGGCCGGGGCGCTGAAGGCCGCCGGCCGCCTGGTGTCCGTGCTCGTTTCCGGCGCGCAGCACAACAGCCGCGGCGCTGAGGCCATGGGCCTCCTGCCCGGCTACCTGCCCGGCTTCGCGGGCGTGGCCGAGAAGCGGGGCCGGGAGGCAGTTGCCCAGGTCTGGGCGGCCAAGCAGCTGCCCGCCGAGACCGGTCTGGACACCCGTGGCATCCTCCAGGCGGCCGCCGAGGGCCGGATCGAGGCGCTGCTGATCGCCGGCGCCAACCTGATGAACACCTACCCCGACCGCAGGCTGGTGCAGGCGGCCCTGGAGAAGGCGTTCGTGGTCGCCACCGACCTGTTCATGAACGAGACGGTGCTGCTGGCCGACGTGGTGCTGCCCGCGGCGGCCCTGGGCGAGAAGAGCGGGTCCTTCACCGCGCTGGACGGCACGGTGCAGACCTTCCGGGTCTCCAAGCGGCCCGAGGGCCAGGCGCAGCCCGACGGCGACATCCTGGTCGGCCTCGCCGCGGCCATGGGCGTGAAGCTCTCCGCCTCGCCGGCTCAGACGGCGGCGGAGATTGCCCGGCTGGTGGCGAAGCTGGAGGATGGGACCGTGCTGAAGGGCGCCCCGGTGTCGCTGATCCAGGGCGCGCAGGAGCCCGAGCCGGCGCCCGCGGCCGCGGGGCAGAACGCCCTGTGGCTGGTGCCGGTGGACCGGCTGTACGCCGGCGGCTCCACGGCCCGGTTCGACAGCGAGTTCAACCACGTGCAGCCCCGGCCCGTCGCCTTGCTGAACCCCGCCGACGCCGCCCGCCTGGGGCTCTCCCGGGGCGACATGGTGGAGCTGGCCGCCGGCGAGGCGAAGCTGGCTCTGCCGGTGGAGATCAGCAAGCGGGTGGTCGCCGGCACCGTTCAGGCGATCCGGGGCCTCACCGCCGCACCGGTGAACCTGCTCACCGCGGGCGCCGCCCCGGTGGCCGTGACCGTGGCGAAGCTGGCCGTGGAGGTGGCGGACTGA
- the nuoH gene encoding NADH-quinone oxidoreductase subunit NuoH yields MNIWMTVLVLVVKAVVLALCVTLAVAVFLLFMRKFLAYFAYRVGPVKVGPWGVLQPIADVIKMLFKEDIMPEQADPLIYRLAPVIAFFCALGVWVVIPWAPRGSWWSSMADPNAGVLVILAIAAMGVYGTALGGWASQNKYGLLGSMRATAQMISYELAMAMSLLGVILMTGSVSMYDIVDAQRNMINLFPQFLGFLVFYIASLAEAGWTPFDLPESETELVAGYHTDYGGMRFGLFFLTELTHAVNSAVLSTTFFLGGYNPWFGLTMIPGFVWFLLKVILMVFVLYWIKCTFPRFRYDRLMVFGWKVLLPVAALNLVGTAIYVALWA; encoded by the coding sequence ATGAACATCTGGATGACTGTGCTGGTCCTGGTCGTCAAGGCGGTGGTGCTCGCCCTCTGCGTCACCCTGGCCGTCGCCGTCTTCCTGCTCTTCATGCGGAAGTTCCTGGCCTACTTCGCCTACCGGGTGGGTCCGGTCAAGGTCGGCCCCTGGGGCGTGCTGCAGCCCATCGCCGACGTGATCAAGATGCTCTTCAAGGAAGACATCATGCCCGAGCAGGCGGACCCGCTCATCTACCGGCTGGCCCCGGTCATCGCCTTCTTCTGCGCGCTGGGCGTCTGGGTAGTGATCCCGTGGGCGCCCCGGGGCTCGTGGTGGTCGTCCATGGCCGATCCCAACGCCGGCGTGCTGGTCATCCTGGCCATCGCGGCGATGGGCGTCTACGGCACCGCCCTGGGCGGCTGGGCCTCCCAGAACAAGTACGGCCTGCTGGGCTCCATGCGCGCCACCGCGCAGATGATCTCCTACGAGCTGGCGATGGCGATGTCGCTCCTGGGCGTGATCCTGATGACCGGCTCGGTGAGCATGTACGACATCGTCGACGCCCAGCGGAACATGATCAACCTCTTCCCGCAGTTCCTCGGCTTCCTGGTGTTCTACATCGCGAGCCTGGCCGAGGCGGGCTGGACGCCGTTCGACCTGCCGGAGAGCGAGACCGAGCTGGTGGCCGGCTATCACACCGACTACGGCGGCATGCGGTTCGGCCTCTTCTTCCTGACCGAGCTCACCCATGCGGTCAACTCCGCCGTGCTGAGCACCACGTTCTTCCTCGGCGGCTACAACCCGTGGTTCGGGCTCACGATGATCCCCGGCTTCGTCTGGTTCCTGCTGAAGGTCATCCTGATGGTCTTCGTCCTCTACTGGATCAAGTGCACCTTCCCGCGCTTCCGGTACGACCGGCTGATGGTCTTCGGCTGGAAGGTGCTGCTCCCGGTGGCGGCCCTGAACCTGGTGGGCACGGCCATCTACGTCGCCCTGTGGGCGTAA
- the nuoI gene encoding NADH-quinone oxidoreductase subunit NuoI, whose translation MNGVAAIAKGMATTLKVLFRKPVTVDYPYVKRPRAPRFRGRHELRTYENGLEMCVGCELCQVACPAAAITVQAAENDPDNPHSPGERYGYKYQVDLLRCIFCGMCEEACPTDCLHLTQEFELADFTRESLILQKEQLVNRNPSGFKVPMNVYPPFRRKAVNA comes from the coding sequence ATGAACGGAGTTGCGGCGATCGCCAAGGGCATGGCGACGACCCTGAAGGTCCTCTTCCGCAAGCCGGTGACCGTCGACTACCCGTACGTGAAGCGGCCGCGGGCGCCCCGCTTCCGGGGCCGCCACGAGCTGCGGACCTACGAGAACGGCCTGGAGATGTGCGTCGGCTGCGAGCTCTGCCAGGTGGCCTGCCCGGCCGCGGCCATCACCGTGCAGGCGGCGGAGAACGATCCGGACAACCCGCACAGCCCCGGCGAGCGCTACGGGTACAAGTACCAGGTGGACCTTCTGCGCTGCATCTTCTGCGGCATGTGCGAGGAAGCGTGTCCGACCGACTGCCTGCACCTGACGCAGGAGTTCGAGCTGGCTGACTTCACCCGTGAGTCTCTGATCCTGCAGAAGGAGCAGCTGGTGAACCGGAATCCCTCGGGCTTCAAGGTGCCCATGAACGTATATCCGCCCTTCCGGCGGAAGGCGGTGAACGCATGA
- a CDS encoding NADH-quinone oxidoreductase subunit J family protein: MNALFIIAGLMAVAGVLGVILAKPPVYQVMSTVFAFLGLAALYLSLQSEFLAVIQLIVYGGAIMILFLFVITLLTARRDPVEKDAGQLTRPKLIGYAVGGALLVMLAIVGLFGGEGRIGWTQVPADFGQVKAFGYELLTTNVFPFEILAFILMVAVIGVMLLVGRHRA; the protein is encoded by the coding sequence ATGAACGCGCTGTTTATCATCGCAGGGCTGATGGCCGTCGCCGGCGTCCTCGGGGTGATCCTGGCGAAGCCCCCGGTCTACCAGGTGATGTCGACCGTGTTCGCCTTCCTCGGGCTGGCGGCCCTGTACCTCAGCCTGCAGAGCGAGTTCCTGGCCGTGATTCAGCTCATCGTCTACGGCGGCGCCATCATGATCCTGTTCCTGTTCGTCATCACGCTGCTCACCGCCCGGAGGGATCCCGTGGAGAAGGACGCGGGGCAGCTGACCAGGCCGAAGCTCATCGGTTACGCCGTGGGCGGCGCGCTGCTGGTGATGCTGGCCATCGTCGGCCTCTTCGGCGGCGAGGGCCGGATCGGCTGGACGCAGGTGCCCGCGGATTTCGGCCAGGTGAAGGCCTTCGGCTACGAGTTGCTCACCACCAACGTGTTCCCGTTTGAAATCCTGGCGTTCATCCTGATGGTGGCTGTGATCGGGGTCATGCTCCTCGTCGGCCGCCACCGGGCGTAA